One window of the Vigna radiata var. radiata cultivar VC1973A chromosome 1, Vradiata_ver6, whole genome shotgun sequence genome contains the following:
- the LOC106757411 gene encoding uncharacterized protein LOC106757411, whose translation MGDKGDTTKKQQQQQPQQPQQQQPQSHLHHQQQQQQQTQQISSSPKAPREEAITEVRPIHHHQQLSPVVVVTGAPPFISSPLYVSSGASSSPYEPQFETLNPKRPRYSGQWKQLLPSPPAQPKQSQMAMLPTTESSPSPTTHTSSNPQQPQTQTASSSDTSSSPTHSLPLLSGGSGQEGSKQEGEQVHQQLRKGKYVSPVWKPNEMLWLARAWKEQYQGGGGGGSESSSRAEQQHQAELGITRGKTRADKDKEVAEFLKRHGVNRDAKTAGTKWDNMLGEFRKVYEWERGGEREQIGKSYFRLSPYERKLHRLPASFDEDVFEELAQFMGSRMRSSQGRAGSSFVSGDEARTALAAARALPPPPRPFKDDETPLSGTTKQLAITSGVEPFFHGSRGGLLGLDTLLDVSGSSSSSKELRRIGKIRMTWEESVSLWAEEGEIHRGRVRLQSSSFLNADELTCFDEAMVPCPMEYFEDGPLKGFSVDRFVSGQQVKVFGRRKSSPASDSSGFAERVQLPSKALPIRSIATLDFRDPTEYYMECLLRASPQTLPSLYELRRHLQEPPPEDLRFPLRRDVYEELPQGKELFFTTTPEPLDCRTIMYDIVGPIIRIHNPSLSLAASSSRDSFIPLWDECINRVIQKFCPEELTLIRKPTSPPPESTNQSMLQDQWPNVTGFVNNYCLWRGEETHQLKESQPNPSTTLVGKLMWTYMDLPYILGYYAVANTVTFCALSRSQDGIINRTDLHEVNLTTPVEKLKALVPCFRIGLLLALLSKRCASISNCKGFTYSDFERVCYGNGVVTEVTPSTCTRVFMEKRKWMAVKEVYEILDHRIPHAEVLVGFSERELGLSFKPRGCRVKPGNCEELVEALKFVTKAMVALHDLSFMHRDLKWEKVMRRRDREEWFVCGFDEAAGAPELKGHVSGTRGGHAPEMERGLHGVKVDVWGVGNLIRTCGLGGVPKMLRELQNRCMEQNPEQRPTAADCYHHLLQLQSSLSAAVGGVMMM comes from the exons ATGGGTGACAAGGGAGACACAACCAAgaagcagcaacaacaacagccTCAGCAGCCTCAACAACAGCAACCTCAATCTCACCTTCACCAccaacagcagcaacaacaacaaactcaGCAAATTTCATCTTCTCCTAAAGCCCCACGTGAGGAAGCTATCACAGAAGTTAGGCCAATCCACCACCATCAACAATTATCACCTGTTGTGGTTGTGACTGGAGCACCCCCTTTCATTTCTAGTCCTTTGTATGTTTCAAGCGGTGCAAGTTCTTCACCCTATGAGCCTCAGTTTGAGACGCTCAACCCCAAGAGACCCAGATACAGTGGACAATGGAAGCAGCTTCTACCTTCTCCTCCTGCTCAGCCAAAACAGTCCCAAATGGCCATGCTTCCCACCACAGAATCAAGCCCTTCACCAACCACACATACTTCATCAAATCCACAACAACCCCAAACACAAACAGCTTCTTCATCAGACACTTCCTCGTCTCCAACTCACTCTCTCCCATTACTCTCAGGAGGTTCTGGCCAAGAAGGGAGCAAGCAAGAGGGAGAGCAAGTTCACCAGCAACTCCGAAAGGGGAAATATGTCAGCCCAGTTTGGAAGCCCAACGAAATGCTGTGGCTAGCAAGGGCTTGGAAGGAACAGTACCaaggaggtggtggtggtggatcTGAATCTTCCTCAAGGGCTGAACAACAACATCAAGCGGAATTGGGAATCACAAGGGGGAAAACTAGGGCTGATAAGGATAAAGAAGTGGCTGAGTTTCTCAAGAGGCATGGGGTCAATAGAGATGCTAAAACTGCAGGCACTAAATGGGATAACATGTTAGGTGAGTTCAGAAAAGTATACGAATGGGAAAGAGGGGGTGAAAGGGAACAAATTGGGAAGAGTTATTTCAGGCTTTCACCTTATGAGAGAAAGTTACACAGACTCCCGGCTTCTTTTGATGAAGATGTTTTTGAAGAACTTGCACAGTTCATGGGGTCCAGAATGAGATCTTCTCAAGGCAGGGCAGGTTCATCTTTTGTGTCAGGAGACGAAGCTAGAACGGCTCTTGCTGCTGCAAGagctcttccaccaccacctcGACCCTTCAAAGATGATGAAACCCCTCTCTCAG GTACAACGAAACAATTGGCCATAACAAGTGGGGTTGAACCTTTCTTCCATGGCTCAAGAGGGGGTTTATTAGGGTTAGACACACTCTTGGACGTTTCAggctcttcttcatcatctaaAGAGCTCCGTAGAATAGGGAAGATAAGAATGACATGGGAGGAATCAGTGAGTTTATGGGCAGAAGAAGGAGAAATACATAGAGGGAGAGTGAGGCTTCAATCTTCTAGCTTTCTGAACGCGGATGAACTCACTTGCTTTGATGAGGCCATGGTGCCTTGTCCAATGGAATATTTCGAAGATGGGCCTCTGAAAGGTTTTTCTGTTGACAGATTCGTTTCCGGACAGCAAGTCAAAGTTTTTGGCAGAAGAAAGTCTTCCCCAGCCTCAGATTCTTCTG GTTTTGCTGAAAGAGTCCAACTTCCCTCCAAAGCACTTCCCATTAGAT CGATTGCTACATTGGATTTTCGAGACCCAACAGAATACTACATGGAATGTCTCTTACGTGCGTCCCCACAAACCCTCCCAAGTCTCTACGAGTTAAGGCGCCACCTACAAGAGCCACCACCGGAAGACCTACGTTTTCCTCTCCGAAGAGATGTGTACGAGGAACTTCCCCAAGGGAAGGAACTCTTCTTCACAACCACACCCGAGCCCTTGGACTGCAGAACCATAATGTACGACATCGTGGGCCCCATTATCCGCATCCACAACCCTAGCCTCTCCCTCGCTGCATCATCCAGCCGCGACTCATTCATCCCCCTCTGGGACGAGTGCATCAACCGCGTCATCCAAAAGTTCTGCCCCGAAGAACTCACCCTAATCCGAAAACCCACGTCACCGCCACCAGAATCGACGAACCAGTCCATGTTGCAAGACCAATGGCCCAACGTAACCGGTTTCGTCAACAATTACTGTCTCTGGAGAGGCGAAGAAACGCACCAGTTGAAAGAGTCGCAACCCAATCCATCAACGACGTTAGTAGGGAAACTCATGTGGACATACATGGATCTTCCGTACATTCTTGGATACTACGCGGTGGCCAATACCGTGACGTTTTGCGCGCTGAGTAGGTCGCAGGATGGAATAATCAACCGCACCGATTTACACGAAGTGAACTTAACCACCCCGGTGGAAAAGCTGAAGGCTTTGGTTCCGTGTTTCAGAATAGGGTTGTTGTTAGCGTTGTTGAGTAAGCGTTGCGCGAGTATAAGCAACTGCAAGGGATTTACGTACAGTGATTTCGAGAGGGTTTGCTACGGTAACGGGGTGGTGACGGAGGTGACGCCGAGTACGTGCACGAGGGTGTTTATGGAGAAGCGGAAGTGGATGGCGGTGAAGGAGGTTTATGAGATTCTGGACCACAGGATACCGCATGCAGAGGTTTTGGTGGGTTTTTCGGAGAGGGAACTGGGGTTGTCGTTTAAGCCAAGAGGGTGCCGTGTGAAGCCGGGAAACTGCGAAGAGTTGGTGGAGGCATTGAAGTTCGTGACGAAGGCGATGGTGGCTTTACACGACTTGTCGTTCATGCATAGGGATTTGAAGTGGGAGAAGGTGATGCGGCGGAGGGATCGGGAGGAGTGGTTTGTGTGCGGGTTTGACGAGGCGGCGGGAGCACCGGAGCTGAAGGGACACGTGTCAGGGACGCGTGGTGGGCACGCGCCGGAGATGGAACGGGGCTTGCATGGGGTGAAGGTGGATGTTTGGGGAGTGGGGAACTTGATTAGGACGTGTGGGTTGGGAGGGGTGCCGAAGATGCTGAGGGAGTTGCAGAATCGGTGCATGGAGCAGAACCCGGAGCAGAGGCCCACGGCGGCGGACTGCTACCACCACCTGCTGCAGCTGCAGTCGTCGCTGTCAGCCGCCGTCGGGGGAGTCATGATGATGTGA